ttAGAAGCATTCAGAATGTCAACAAAACAgctgcaacttttttttttttttttttgcaattacaGAGTGGTATTCAGTTAACAGAACAACAATTATTTCTTATAAGCTGCATCAGAGACAACTGAAGATGAAAAAACTACCATCCCCATATATACCTAATTTGTGCTGTGCACCAACAAGAACCTGCTTTAAATTTCCATGCCAATTTACAACCCCCGTACTGTACCAGGCAAGGTTAGTGGCTACTGAAAATACCACCGGGACAGGGCTATCTAGAGACACATTCGGTAGTGTGTTAACTATACAAAAAAAGACACTGTacagtttaaaaacaaatcttacaCAGCcttacatttcaattttttttctttaaaaggagtGAGTTGTGTACAGGGGGGTTAAATGCtttatagacaagaaaaaaaaaaaactgcgcTAGAACCAACttattcatcatcatcatcttcttcctcatcttcctcctcctcatcctcctcctcctcctcctcctcctcatcttcctcatcttcctcctcttccttctttttcttgcttttctcagCCTTGACAACTCCCTTCTTTGCGGCATCAGGCTTTCCTTTAGCTCGGTATGCAGCAATATCCTTCCAAAATAAAGGCAGGAGAAAGCGGCAGGAAAGACAAAACAGTTAAGTAAGGGGAGAAATGGAAGTGACATGGCAAAACCTTAGGAAAAAAGTCAAGATCCCAGTCGCATGAAAATACCACCGATCTTCAGACTCATGACTACTCCATAAAATAACCAGGACGTTCGAAGACGCATATATAAATACTAGGAGATAATTATAATCATTAACCCGTAACTCATGGAATGATGTGGTCACACATTTGCAACGTTATGCCTCACTGAAGCGGTTATGTACCACATCCTAATATTTTAGTTTATTAAAACTAGAATGCAGAGACTTTGATGAAAGGGTAGACACTGCCACCTTCTGAATGCAAAAGAGCATTCTACAGGTTTGTACTGTCAGATCCTAATCCACAGTAGGAAATTTTGTCCgggttggaaaaagaaaaaaaacttttgccAGGGAGCATGCAGTTAGGTAAGGAACATCTAGAAAAGGGTTTCTTCTTCCCAGAATGACTAAATAAGCTAAAATTTAGCTTTACTTAGTATTTCAAGTCAAATTACAGGGGTTACACCCTTCTGTCAACTTATTGTACAGATCAAGACTCTTTTCTAATAGTAAATTCATGTTTTGGGAAATCTAGGGAGGGAACATAAATGTTTCAGAGCAGAGTATGTTTATGAAGGATATTGTCTATATTACTTTTCTCAGCATATTTTGATATTGTGTGCTGACCACTTAAAATAACTGACCACTGAACTCAAAGTGACTATCCAATTTTCATCAATACGGACATAGTGGGGAATAACAAGATCAGCTTAAAATGTATGGTCTTTGCCAGTCAaattatatcaaagtaaaaaaacTTGGCGATTTATTTGATCTGTATTTTTTGAAAGTTGGAGAAGGACTTAAGATTACTGTGTCAGTGGCATACCGAACATATGGCGCCACAGGAAAAActcaaaactcttagaaatctGTAACAGAAAATGTAACACGAAGTACCAAGTTTAATTACCTACCAACCGACATACTTCCCTCACCACACCAAGCAAACCCATACTTCTTACCTTTTCGTATTTTTCCTTCAGCTTAGCGGCTTTCTTTTCGTAAGGCTGCTTGTCATCTGCAGCAGTGTTATTCCACATCTCTCCCAGTTTCTTTGCAACATCACCAATGGATAGGCCAGGATGCTCTCCTTTGATTTTTGGGCGATACtcagaacaaaacaagaaaaaggccGAACTACAAAgacaaatttaattttagaatttgaaGTTTACTATGGAGCATGTATCCTATTACTGTGTGAAAGCTGCTGCTGATTGCTCCCATTCATGGGGCAGGCTGCTAATGTAATAATATGCTAAGTAGTCTTCATCACCAAAGCCTAATTTACAAGTATTTAATGTATAATAACGTTAGCTGAACATACACTGCTGACTGATATTGAGCTCCACAAAGAAATTCTGCAAATCAAGGTTTTCAGACAGATATTTctcaagaaataaagaatcaaaatTACATTTAGAAGGTATATTGGGTGAAGGAGCCCGGTGTCTGTCTAACTCAAATGCTATGGCCAAAACTCCCACCCAACAGGAACTTTACTTCCAATACTAAAATATACCAACATGAACCACTATTAACTGAGACTGATTACACACTCCAAACCCACAACGTGGCCTGCTGTATTTCTGATTCtactattttgaaaataaaaataagcaagataaCTTACGGAGGCCTCTTGGGGGCATTGGGATCCTTgaacttcttttttgtttccccTTTAGGAGggatgtaagttttcatttctctttcataacGGGCCTTGTCTGCCTTTGCCATGTCttcaaattttcctttctctttagcaGACATAGTCTACAAAAGAAATGATTTGCAAGCTAAAGCGGACAATGAAATGTTAATTGTcctcaaaaatatgaaaatgaataaaaccaaGTGCCCTTTGAGGCTTTTGTTCTAACATCACTTACACCATGCTAGTGGCacctatcttttaaaaaaaatcttgatttggatttaaattctttttgatCATCTCCTTAGTATGTTTTAAGTCCTCTTACCTTCCACCTCTCTGAACACTTCTTAGAAAACTCTGAGAAGTTGACTGAAGCATCTGGGTGCTTCTTCTTGTGCTCCTCCCGGCAAGTTTGCACAAAGAATGCATATGATGACATTTTGCCTCTCGGCTTCTTAGGATCTCCTTTGCCCATGTTTAGttatttctctaaaaaaataagtGTTTGATGTTAGCAATGAAATTACGGCATTTACGAGCACTCTAACTTCCTGGAGAGTGCATGACAACCAAGACACTGGTTATTTAACACAGCTGTGACATTAACCTCCCATAACACCAATGATAGCCACTTCCTAGACGTTATGCCTATCAAGAAATGGTCCTTGAGTGTATAAGCTCAAAAAAGTGTGACCACACGGTATACTCCCCCAGTATTGTTATTTGCCCGACTGTATCTGTTCTGAAGGACCACCTAACCAGCCGCTGAAAAATCTTTTCAATGTCCAAAATCCTTTTTCAGTCAACAAAACCAAAGCTTGGCAAACTAATGCTGCCGATTCGTGGATCTGCACTAGGTAAGGAATAAACAGGTAAGGGCCGAAGAAAGCAGACGTGTTTCCAGATTACAGGCCTAAATCACGGTTTTGCTCAAGTTTCTCCAATGattactttaaaaacattctcTTTGCAGGAAACTTTgctgggaggggggaggggcagaAAGGCCCGGCGCCCGAACCCGGGGCTGGGGGGCGGCGGCGGGATGCGCGCGGCCGCCACCGCGGGGCCGCTCCGTTTCCGACCGGCCTGGCCCCAGGCTGCGCTTGTTCTGACTAAACACGTCCGGTCTGAAGTTTCTTCGCGTAAACAAGGACGAGGGACAAAAGCCACTCCTGCTCAGGGCTCTGGCCGCCCCCTCACCCCCgcgagtgttttttttttttaattttgtgaaagtTGGGGCGCCGCACGGAGAGGGCCCCGGCCTCCGGGCCCCACTTGCCCCCGAACTTCGGCCGCGGCGGGGCCGCCGAGGAGCCGCGGCCCGGCCTCCAGGCTCCGCTCGCCCGCCACGTGCGCCCGCCCGCCCGCAGCAGGCCCCGGCCCCGCTGGCCGCCCCCATTTTGTCAGGCTCGGCGGAGAGAGCGGCCCCGCTCGAAATGGGGGCTGGCTCCGCCCGCGGCCGCCGGGGCCGGCGCGCACGGAATGGCCGCTGCGCGTCCTCCCCGcctgcgccgccgccgccgccgccgcgagGGCGAGCGAATATGGCTCcttccctttgtgtgtgtgtgtgtgtgtgtgtgtgagtgtgtgagtgtgcgagCGTGAGCGCAGGCGGGCGGGGGCGCGGCGCGCTCTGGCGCACACTCGGCCATGACGgccgggggaggggcggggggcgCGCGGCGCGGACCCTCCCCCCGGCCCGCGGCCCCCGGCCCGCCGCTCCCCGGGTCCCTCCGCGGCCCGCGGGCCCCGGCCGCCCCCGCACGGGGGACGCGGGGCTGGGAAGACgggaaaaaaaaagttgcctCGGAACTGCTGCGCCCAGCTCCCCCGcccgcgcccgcccgcccgccttGTTTTCTCTCCAGCCGGCAGCGCCGGGCCGAGTCAGCCATGTTCCAGCGGGCGCAGCGGCGCCGCTCCCCCCCGCCgccgggccgccgccgccgccgcgcccggGCGCAGGCCGGCGGGCCCGGCCCCGCGCCGCCGCCCCCAGGCCCCCGCGCCGCCTCGCCCGcagcgcccgcccgcccgccgccggCGCCCGGCTCTCTGCGGCGGCCGATGCAGCCCGGGAAGCGCCGCCGCCTGCCCGCCCgcagcagccgccgccgccggcccCGCCGCCCCCCGCGCACGCCGGCCGCCCGAACACTCGGCCCGGGGGCCGAAAACacgttaaaaattttttttaatgaaaaaaaatatttttgcgcCAGTCAGCGCGGACGCCGCCGGGGGTGGAAACTCGTGGGGCTCGGGGTTCGCAGCGCCTCCGGCAGCCTGTGGGCCGGGGCTCCGGCGCGGGGCAGGGCTCCGGCGCCGGGGAAGAGGCTCGCTCCGTGCGCAGTTCCCCCCACGGTCCCCCCTCATTTGCCTTTGTGTGGATCCTGACCCGCCGGCTCCCGGCCGCGGGGACCCGGCCGCCGCGCGGGGTGGGGAGCTGCCGGAGGCGCTCTCCCCGCCGCGGCGCTGCCCCAGACTCACCCTCAGCGAGGCACAGAGTCGCCCGGTGCCCGTCTGCCTCTCACTTGCCCCGGCGCTGTCTCTATGGAGCTCAATGTACTGCAATGGCTGTGAGAGCGGGAGCCAGACGCAGCCTCCTCACTCTCTCCGCTCTGTAACATTACTCTCCAGCCAGCGCGGCTCCTATTGGCTACCGCCAACTCACGGGGCTTGCTCATTGGCTCGATACCTCCCATTGTCCTGACCAGAGCCCGTTTGCTATTGGTTGTCTCCGGGGACACGTCACCAAGGATTGAAACAGCGCGCAAatctgaatgtgtgtgtatgccGGGCAAAGAGGCTGAGGcgggagaggcagaggcagaggcagcagcTGCTACGGGAAAGCAGAGCTCTAtggtgtatgtgtgcatgtgtctaaCCCAAGCCAGCCCCACACCGGAGCGGCCGCCGGAGCGAAAAGGGCCTGACTTTTCCACAAGTGTCTCCAACTCCTCAGGCAAAAGAGACACTCACAGGCCTCCCCCCCCTTCTTACCCCAAACTCACTGCCACAGCGGTTGAGATAAGAGGCCCCAGAATTTTAACAGACCTTCAAAAGTGAGAGCGACAGTGTGAGGTCCCGTCCCGTGAAAACTGGGGTTTCTGCTGGTGCAGAGGGGCGAAGGCAGCCACGATTCAAGCCCTGCAACAGCGTATGGTTGCATTACACTTTAGATCGCTGGAAAGGCAGGGCTTTTCCTACAAGAAAGTGACATGATCCAGTCAACCGGTTTTAAAATTACCCTTTTTTGGGCTTACGAGCTCTAACAACGTCTGGCTTGCTGAGCAGCTGAAGTCTTTACTTACTGAACAGGCATTCAGTTTCACCCTTTTTCTTGGTTTGATCGAGTTTCACAGTTTGTCtagaactttttatttaaatacaaagcACTGTCTTAACTTCCTGGAAATCAAATAATTATTCCATGTAATTAAAGTACAGCTACTTCATTTCGATATGGGCTACTCTGGCAGGAAATGTTCGCGAGGGCCTGCTATAATTAGCAAATTCATTAGAGACCACATTTCAAACTGTTGGGCTACTTTATTTGACTTGGTGTGGATTACTGTTATAATCAAACGAATCCTTGTGATGCTATCTTTCCCTCCCATCACACCACTTAGTGCATCCATGTAACTGCTCTAGGATTACAGGAGTTGTAGGTATATTGTTACCTAGAGAATTAGATGGAGGCAGAGAGTGCATATGCCCAAATCCACAGGCTGTGGTTTCTCTAACTCACCAAGGTGGCTGGTATTAATAGACATACTTAATAGGTCTGTAAAGAACATGTGTACTAGCTAAAATGGCAGTTCTGAAGACTACATAGTTATATCAGTGCTGTAAGAAACTATATCTATTCCTCCTTAGCCTAAGCAGACCACACCCCTATTCAGTTATAACTGACTTCCCCTTTTTTCACTCTCTAATGGTATGTTTACACACTTCTAAACCCACCAGCCAATTCCTTCAAATGTACTAGATCAAAGGTTAAATAAATCACTTTACTATgttaattttcttccttatatCCACTGTAAGCATCTGTAACCTAATGTATTTGCTCAAATCTATTAAGCAATTTGAGAATAGGCTTAGATAACCTTTCCTGACCTATGATTTCAATGtttattccctttttaaaaaaatacatgattgGTCTCAGGGATTATAGTCTTGGTGATTGGACAATACATGACACATGTACACGAAAAAGAGTATAATATTAAAGACTATATACGCTAGTGTTATGTACAgcctttaaaaagtaaacatctTAACTTTTATATTGTTATCTTCACACATATTTACTCTTCTCTACTTTCCTCTGCTGTCAAATTTTATGCTTTAATTccagatatttattttaattgttttatcttctcaATACCTATATTACTAAATATTCATGAGAATGACTGACACGTTAAATGGCGTCCATGATGTCAACATTTGTTCTTTGAAGACATCACTGTCAGTATTTTCTAGGACCAGTGTTGAATTTGCCCGGGCCCAGCCACAGACTTGTGCCAGTTGTCCATACTAGCTTACTCCTGCCAGGATAGGTCTATGGTCAGAGAGCAGTATGGGAGCCATTGGTCCACACAGGATGGGATGGAGAGAAGGGGGCACTAGATTGAAgtagacctgggttcaagtcccagctctgctagTTACTAGCTGTATGGTCTTAGGCAAGTTTTTTGAACCTCTTTGTGCTTCAGTTCTCTTCGCTATAAAACAGAGGTGATCGCAGGATTGTcgtaaagtttaatttttttcaaaggttTAAATTAAGTTATGCAGACCCCTTCAAACCCATGACTTAGAAAACCTCAAGTGTGGTTAACTttgaatttttcttcatattttattcttatttaaagGCGGTGGTTACAAATCcaattaagctttttttttttaatcctggacTCAAACAGCACTAATCTTCATCCAGTCTAGTGATGGTGCCTTTATTTATTCCCAAGCGTAACAGAGGCCATGGCAGAGAACATACGAACTTCCACTTATatgcacatttttcatttttttttccatgatagaagcagggagggacataaaaaaaacaaagaaacttttAAATAAGCCCTGCAGCATCTAGCTCTAATCCCTCAATCTTGATGTTCACTTACTTATGACATTAGACCCTTCCTTCTCTAACATGAATCATTAACCACAAATTAGCATGTATTTTATGTTATAGTTATTGGGTGTTTTATCCCAAATTTGAAAGTTATCTAATTAAAAAAGCCTGAACATTCTTGCTCATGTCCAATTTAGCCAAACGAATTACAGATCTCTGTTAATACAGTTTATGCCCTTCCTGAAGCCTGTGTTGGTGCCCTGTAGAATAAGTGAAGTGCCTGCTGTCTTCTGTGATCCCATAATATCCTGTACGTTACCGATGTTACCGTGCTCATATTGTAATGACCTAGTTATGTGTCTGCTTGTCCCACTGCACTGCACCCCTTAAGGCAGGATCCCTATCTTTGTGTCCCAAGCTCCTTGCAGGGTACCTGGCATACAGGGCCCTAAATAAAGTCTGTTGAATGAGTGAAGTAATAGCTGAAAGAGTACTTActttaaattattgttttaatcttcCTCTTCTATCTTTGAAGATAAGCATTTGGGTGTCTCTAAATCAGAATGCAGGAAAATAGAGTAAGAAGTAATAAGTAAGTGTTAGGATACTAAGACTGAAGACAGATGCCAAGTGCACCTCATTCTTAtaacttaaaaaaggaaggaagagttgGGGGACTAGAGGGGATCtcaaatataaacaaacacataCAGTTTTAGTGTTTTCCAGTTCCCAACTAGGCCAAGGTTATTCTTTGTTGGACACAGTGAACTATGGCAAGCCAAGTAAGAGTTTATCACAGAAAACTGCAAGAATGTCTACCCAGAGGCTGCTTCCAATAGGCATTTGAAACTTAACTATGatgtgaaaaaatacaaaatacagacaGGGAACTGTCAGTCTTTGGCTGAAGGATATTGATTCCTCCCCAGTGCAATGAATCCTGAAGTCAAGACGTGAATTATCGTGTCTCTCCTTCTTGAAAGGGCAGTAGAAACAGTATACCCAAATTTTGTCTGACAAGGTAAAAAATGCTAAGGATCACGcatatttgaaacttttttttaggGTGCTGAAGATAAAGGAGGGGAattcaggaaaagaaaggggTACAGGTTTGTGAAATCTGGACTACCAGCGAGGACAAAACCTCCAACCCCCGCATCCACCACACATGACTTCTGGCAGCCACTAAGGTCTGTGCTTAGTTCCCTCAGCTTTTACTGAGGGCTAGTGATACATTATCTAACGTGAAAGGATGTTACAGGACTAAACACACAGGCACAAAGGAAGAccagaggcagagggcagagaggtGGTGTTGTATCTGGTGATGTGTGGAGAAGGGGACCCTTGTCCCGAGCTGTGTAAGTACTTCTGTTTCAGCCCAAGTTTTCTATCCGAATATGGCTTGCAGGTGGAGAACGCAGTGGTGTCAGCTGTGAGCAGCATGGATGGCCCAGGCAAAGAAAATGGGACTAGAGCTCATTACACCAATAATATCTCTATAACTGGGATATTTCAATGGTGAATAAGGAAGAGATAGACCTTTTCTTAATAAGATGCCTTATTCTATGGTTAGTCAAAGAATGGCATACAGGAAGAGGGGAAAACCCATTAGTAAACATTTTTACAAAATGCTAATCTAAATTCAAAAAAGATCCCTATTTTAGGTATTGATCTTAAGAACCACATCAACAGACCAAATGCAGCAGCCCTATTAACCAGCAACATAAACCTTAAGAATAAATGTTTTAGCAAGCCTACAAGAATGGCTAGAACCAAAAAGACAATGTCAAGCgtggaggaggaagtggagagattggagccctcctacactgctggtgggaatggaagaCAGGGCGGCCACTTGGTACAACAGTCTGGCAATTCCTCCAAAAGCTAAACACAAAGTTAccataggacccagcaattccactgctaggtTATACCCAGGAGAAACAAAACCTGTCCGCACAAGAACACTTTATATGaatttcatagcagcattatttgtagtaGCCACCCAAATGCCCATCTACTATGAGtgggtaaataaaatgtggtatatctatgtgattgaatattattcagcagtagagaatgaagtactgatgccTGCTACAACATGtttgaaccttgaaaacattacgctAAGtgtaagaagccagtcacagaaggccacatactgtatgactccatttatatgaaatgtccataaCAGGAAAATTTATAAAGACAGAGCAGATTAGTGGTAGCcaggggctgcaggtggggggcaggggaatgACCACTAATGGACATGCTTTAGGAGGACGGAAAAACCTGTGACTATACTGAAGATTATTGAATTGTATGTATGTGAATTAcctctcaataaagctgtttttttaaaaaaggaatagatGTTTTGTGAGTGGTTTTGGTTAACCAAACACACATGGTGGAACACTATCGACTTGCCAATTTTACCCAATACTTTTCTGCTGCCTGTGGTATTTAACACCTTGTGAAAATGATAGCCTTCTTTTTCATTAGGTGGAAAATTGGTCTATTAgggaattatatattatatgcttAAAGGGTATTTCTGCTGCAAAATAATGTTAAAGGAGTACTTTCCAGGGATATCTTGGGAGGTTTTCCTTGGGAGCATGGGGTGACTACAGTAAGCCAGCTGAGCCATGAAGGGCTAGGTCAGGCAGCACAAATAGCAAGGCCTCCAGCTTTATCTGATGTACAGATGTTTCAAATGGCCAACATATGTTTCATATGGCCAACCTTTTTAAAGTTggattttttcacatttaaaaaaaatccagatatttGGCTTCTTTTGTAAAATCAGAGATCTGATAAGCTTGGATGTACACTTTGGCAGGGTGACAATCTTGTGGAGTAAACAGTAGCTGCCTCCTTCAAAGGGGATATGTCTTCTGTAGTTTGCCAGAGTTCCCAGCATTCCCTGAGCGTTCTGAATGACTTCCACCCACTCGCATTACCTGCCTGGCCCCTGCGGACTCTGAGTTTGCAAGTCCCAAGTTGGGTCCTTAATAGGTCACAACTTTAACCTGTGATGCTGAAATTTTCTTGATCAGAGATTCCTTTCATCGAAAACACTTACCATCATCACAAAGAACAGAGTGGGAAAACTGAGCTAGAGGGGTCCCTCAGGTGAGAAACAACCATTTTTGGTGACATCAGAGGTAGCATGTACACTTGATGACAAATAAGGAGTCTGGTGTGTTGCATCAGATGCCTTAAAGCTCAGATGAAAGACTAGAAAATAAGCTTTATTTCTCTTGTGTCTCCTATGTGCCGAACGCTACACAcagattatttcacttaatcctcacagtgaTCCTACAGGCTAGGATGCTTAACTCTTTCACAACTAATGCgaaggaggctcagagagatccCTTAagctgctcaaggtcacacagctagtgagagAGCAACAATATTGTTCTGACTCCAAGTTTTCTCCAGTTATCCACATGACCTTCTAGTTATTAGCCTAGTTAATAGATATATTAGCtagtaaaataagaaatgacattTTCCCACCTAAATATACCTTATACCCTCATGGAAATCCTGAAGGGAGTTTACAGCCTTGTCTTCCAAAGTTTTTGAACAGGACCCATATATTTTGCACATATAA
This genomic interval from Manis javanica isolate MJ-LG chromosome 1, MJ_LKY, whole genome shotgun sequence contains the following:
- the HMGB1 gene encoding high mobility group protein B1, whose protein sequence is MGKGDPKKPRGKMSSYAFFVQTCREEHKKKHPDASVNFSEFSKKCSERWKTMSAKEKGKFEDMAKADKARYEREMKTYIPPKGETKKKFKDPNAPKRPPSAFFLFCSEYRPKIKGEHPGLSIGDVAKKLGEMWNNTAADDKQPYEKKAAKLKEKYEKDIAAYRAKGKPDAAKKGVVKAEKSKKKKEEEEDEEDEEEEEEEEDEEEEDEEEDDDDE